The proteins below come from a single Bartonella schoenbuchensis R1 genomic window:
- a CDS encoding flagellar motor switch protein FliG, translated as MTEVINVVPEDELENTLPDTHVSSKLIDTLSGQQKVAALLVALGKPAAARLLKHFTPDDLRRLSGQAHTLPNISLADFEILVRQFEDAFAEGASFSEAGSRFDNLVQETLSEEEAALVLDPSKAPAPPRESLWEIIAKLNIDVLQMHFAQEHPQVVSYIVSRLSSEIAAKILMAQPMAVRADLTRRRLHLRPVSPEIDTVLDEALRPVFSQDNNVGEKAHHGQVATILNELDKADVDEMLANLDDLSSEDLEKIKAKLFVFEDIPRLTEQARLLLFDKITADTVITALHGADNQMKDLVLNSLSQRTRRIVEAELSSGNDSIQQEAIMNARRNIAQTAIKLSEQGTINLSGEEGTS; from the coding sequence AAAAAGTTGCAGCGCTCCTTGTTGCTTTAGGAAAACCTGCTGCTGCGCGTCTTTTAAAACATTTCACTCCAGATGATTTACGCCGTCTGAGTGGGCAGGCGCATACTTTACCCAACATTTCTCTTGCTGATTTTGAAATTCTGGTTCGTCAATTTGAAGATGCCTTTGCTGAAGGAGCTTCTTTTTCTGAAGCTGGTTCACGTTTTGACAATCTGGTACAAGAAACATTATCAGAAGAAGAAGCAGCTTTAGTTCTTGACCCTTCAAAGGCACCAGCTCCACCTCGCGAAAGCCTTTGGGAGATTATTGCAAAATTAAACATTGATGTTTTGCAAATGCATTTTGCGCAAGAACATCCCCAAGTGGTTAGCTACATTGTTTCGCGTCTTTCTTCTGAAATTGCAGCAAAAATTTTAATGGCGCAGCCTATGGCGGTGCGTGCTGATCTTACCCGTAGAAGGTTACATCTACGCCCAGTTTCGCCAGAAATAGACACAGTCCTTGATGAAGCGCTGCGTCCTGTTTTCTCACAAGACAATAATGTGGGAGAAAAAGCTCATCACGGGCAAGTGGCCACCATCCTTAATGAGCTTGATAAAGCAGATGTTGACGAGATGCTTGCAAATCTTGATGATTTGAGTTCAGAAGATCTGGAAAAAATTAAAGCAAAGCTTTTTGTTTTCGAAGATATTCCGCGTTTGACAGAACAAGCACGATTACTGCTTTTTGATAAGATTACAGCTGATACCGTTATTACAGCTTTGCATGGTGCAGATAATCAGATGAAAGACCTTGTTTTAAATTCTCTTTCACAACGTACACGGCGTATAGTGGAAGCAGAACTTTCTTCTGGCAATGACTCCATCCAACAAGAAGCAATTATGAATGCACGCCGTAATATTGCCCAAACAGCAATCAAACTATCAGAACAAGGAACAATTAATCTCTCAGGTGAAGAAGGAACGTCTTAA
- a CDS encoding flagellar protein FlgN, which yields MSVAQCDDENVALKTKVLNNDLIGRDWAITKFMAAVKGLTEVVDYESNMLESHGVPDYEEVNLRKTRGLRDLNQSMKDVMRYLDQDVENKIESLLSDLQGKLQRNSELLQVHLEAVKELSQIMQTVARAEETDGTYDPVLVNAGSRK from the coding sequence ATGTCTGTAGCGCAATGTGATGATGAAAATGTTGCATTAAAAACAAAAGTTCTCAACAATGATCTAATTGGTCGTGATTGGGCAATAACAAAATTTATGGCTGCCGTTAAAGGGCTGACAGAAGTGGTTGATTATGAAAGCAATATGCTTGAAAGCCACGGTGTTCCAGATTATGAAGAGGTTAATTTACGTAAAACACGTGGTCTGCGTGATCTTAATCAGTCGATGAAAGATGTTATGCGGTATTTGGACCAAGATGTTGAAAATAAAATAGAAAGTTTACTATCTGATTTACAGGGAAAGTTACAGCGCAATAGTGAATTGCTTCAAGTGCATTTAGAAGCTGTTAAGGAACTTTCTCAAATTATGCAAACAGTTGCTCGCGCTGAAGAGACAGATGGAACTTATGATCCTGTTTTAGTTAATGCTGGAAGCCGCAAATGA